The Apibacter raozihei genome contains a region encoding:
- a CDS encoding ABC transporter ATP-binding protein: MSSAISIQNITKIYPGKPPVKALDCVNLEIKKGELFGLIGPDGAGKTSLFRILTTLLVPEEGKASVEGYDTVDKFREIRDKVGYMPGKFSLYQDLTIEENLNFFAHVFNTSVEENYNLIKDIYVQIEPFKKRRAGKLSGGMKQKLALCCALIHKPTVLFLDEPTTGVDPVSRKEFWEMLERLKKQGITIMVSTPYMDEAGLCDRIALIQSGKILSVDTPQQIVKEYPYHLYSLKSKNNYQMLQKLRKQEEISSCYIFGEYLHITFKNDKVEIPGAEVKEIQPGIEDCFIYLMKKDESHNSQSIN, translated from the coding sequence ATGAGTAGTGCTATATCAATTCAAAATATAACTAAAATTTATCCGGGTAAGCCACCCGTAAAAGCCTTGGATTGCGTAAATCTGGAAATTAAAAAAGGAGAGTTATTCGGACTTATAGGCCCCGATGGTGCAGGAAAAACATCTCTTTTCCGTATTCTGACCACTCTGCTGGTTCCTGAGGAAGGAAAGGCAAGTGTAGAAGGTTATGATACGGTAGATAAATTCAGGGAAATAAGAGATAAAGTAGGATATATGCCAGGAAAATTTTCCTTATATCAGGATTTAACGATAGAAGAAAATCTTAATTTTTTTGCTCATGTATTTAATACTTCAGTAGAAGAAAATTATAATTTAATAAAAGACATTTATGTACAAATAGAACCATTCAAAAAAAGAAGAGCAGGCAAATTATCAGGAGGTATGAAGCAGAAGCTAGCTTTATGTTGTGCATTAATACATAAGCCGACAGTTTTATTCTTAGATGAACCTACGACCGGAGTAGACCCGGTTTCCAGAAAAGAATTCTGGGAAATGTTAGAAAGATTGAAAAAACAGGGTATTACAATTATGGTGTCCACTCCGTATATGGACGAAGCCGGTTTGTGTGATAGGATTGCTTTAATACAATCGGGAAAAATACTATCGGTTGACACCCCTCAACAAATTGTGAAGGAATATCCCTATCATCTGTATTCTTTAAAGTCCAAAAATAACTATCAGATGCTACAGAAGCTTCGTAAACAGGAAGAAATTTCTTCCTGTTATATTTTCGGAGAATATCTGCACATAACCTTTAAAAATGATAAAGTAGAAATACCTGGAGCAGAAGTAAAAGAAATACAGCCAGGTATTGAAGATTGTTTTATTTATTTAATGAAGAAAGATGAAAGCCATAACAGCCAGTCAATTAACTAA
- a CDS encoding ABC transporter permease, translated as MKILKFLLQKEFIQVFRNKTMLRMIFMMPVLQLMLLPWAATFEQKNILLSVIDNDHSPVSEKLVEKVIASGYFKLADYSSSYNQAIKSIEKNQADLILEIPRNFESDFIRDQKAEVMLSVNAVNGQKAGLGASYMAQILASYNQEMKGQVITNSPITIQSYYKYNKEMNYRNFMVPGILVMLLSIIGGAMSALNIVKEKEDGTIEQINVSPVPEYIFIIAKVIPFWVIGMFILTAGICLAWLIYGLFPAGNLLVIYLFAFFYLLAFTGFGLIISNYSSTQQQAMFVVFFAMIIFFLLSGLYTPISSMPSWAQKVTLLNPVRYFIDVMRLVYMKGSTLRDIFPQLSVIVGFAIFLNLGAIVSYKKTN; from the coding sequence ATGAAAATACTTAAATTTTTATTACAAAAGGAATTCATTCAGGTTTTCAGGAATAAGACCATGTTACGAATGATATTTATGATGCCTGTTTTACAATTAATGCTTTTACCCTGGGCGGCAACTTTTGAACAGAAAAATATACTTTTAAGTGTCATCGATAACGATCATAGTCCCGTATCGGAAAAACTCGTTGAAAAAGTAATAGCTTCCGGCTATTTTAAATTGGCAGACTATTCATCCTCTTATAATCAGGCAATTAAGTCAATTGAAAAAAATCAGGCTGATTTAATTCTTGAGATTCCCCGTAATTTTGAATCTGATTTTATCCGCGATCAAAAAGCTGAAGTTATGCTTTCAGTTAATGCTGTTAATGGACAAAAGGCAGGGCTGGGTGCTTCATATATGGCACAGATTCTGGCTTCGTACAATCAAGAAATGAAAGGACAGGTAATTACAAATTCTCCTATAACTATTCAATCGTATTATAAATACAACAAAGAAATGAATTACCGTAATTTTATGGTGCCGGGTATATTGGTCATGCTGCTGAGTATAATAGGAGGAGCTATGTCGGCATTAAATATAGTTAAAGAAAAAGAAGACGGTACTATAGAACAAATCAATGTTTCTCCGGTTCCGGAATATATATTTATAATTGCTAAAGTCATACCTTTCTGGGTTATCGGTATGTTTATACTTACGGCCGGAATATGCTTAGCCTGGCTGATTTATGGTTTGTTTCCGGCAGGTAATCTATTAGTAATTTATTTATTTGCCTTTTTTTATTTACTAGCCTTTACGGGTTTTGGTCTTATCATTTCTAATTATTCTTCTACGCAGCAGCAAGCTATGTTTGTGGTATTTTTTGCCATGATAATATTTTTTCTTTTAAGCGGTTTATATACTCCCATCAGCAGTATGCCTTCCTGGGCACAGAAAGTAACCTTACTAAATCCTGTTCGTTATTTTATCGATGTAATGAGATTGGTATACATGAAAGGTAGCACACTCAGGGATATATTTCCACAACTTTCAGTAATTGTGGGGTTTGCTATATTTCTTAATCTTGGTGCTATTGTAAGCTATAAAAAAACTAATTAA
- a CDS encoding dicarboxylate/amino acid:cation symporter — MKKSHLFTLFPILLFTLTAIIYAIDYLFGGISSNVLFISRWACVAGLIIYGFGKKSLTAWIFIALVMGACLGYDFPYLGKNLQVLSKVFLKLIKTIIAPLIFATLVHGIAGHSDLKQVGRMGWKSLLYFEVVTTIALFLGLAAINITKAGVGTKQIASHNGELPQVATQSWEDIILHIFPENIAKSVAEGQVLQIVIFSIIFGIALIMVSEKKRTLLVNFTDSLADTMFKFTNIIMYFAPLGVLGAMAHTVAEMGLDAFLPLLKLLMTLYAALIVFILLIFIPIALLIGMPMKRFFSEIGEVASIAFSTASSEAALPKAMTAMERLGVPRKIVAFVMPTGYTFNLDGTTLYLSLASVFVAQAAGIHMSFSHQLIMVLVLIVTSKGVAGVPRASLVILMGTASSFGLPEWPILMILGIDQLMDMARTTVNVVGNCLASAVVAKWEGEFDPKGALENYTKGENLE; from the coding sequence ATGAAAAAATCTCACTTATTCACCTTATTTCCTATACTACTTTTTACCTTAACAGCAATTATCTATGCCATCGACTATTTATTTGGAGGTATTTCCAGTAACGTATTATTTATTTCCAGATGGGCTTGCGTCGCTGGATTAATTATTTATGGATTCGGAAAAAAAAGTCTAACTGCTTGGATATTTATAGCTTTAGTAATGGGAGCTTGTCTGGGTTATGATTTTCCTTATTTAGGCAAAAATTTACAGGTATTGAGTAAAGTTTTCCTTAAACTTATAAAAACTATTATAGCTCCTTTAATATTTGCCACATTAGTTCATGGAATTGCCGGTCATTCCGATTTAAAGCAAGTAGGAAGGATGGGATGGAAATCACTTCTATATTTTGAGGTGGTTACAACCATTGCTCTATTTTTAGGCTTAGCTGCCATCAATATAACAAAAGCAGGTGTAGGAACTAAACAAATAGCCAGTCATAATGGAGAGTTACCTCAGGTAGCAACTCAATCATGGGAAGATATTATATTACATATATTCCCTGAAAATATTGCTAAATCAGTAGCTGAAGGACAAGTATTACAAATTGTTATTTTCAGTATTATTTTTGGTATAGCACTAATTATGGTAAGTGAAAAAAAACGAACTTTATTAGTTAATTTCACAGATAGCCTGGCAGACACTATGTTTAAGTTCACCAATATTATTATGTATTTTGCACCACTAGGAGTTTTAGGAGCTATGGCGCATACTGTTGCTGAAATGGGACTAGATGCTTTTCTTCCTTTATTAAAACTTTTAATGACCTTATACGCAGCGTTAATCGTATTTATTCTTTTAATTTTTATACCCATAGCATTACTTATTGGAATGCCTATGAAAAGATTTTTCTCTGAAATCGGTGAAGTGGCTTCCATTGCCTTTTCCACTGCAAGCTCTGAGGCGGCTTTACCTAAGGCTATGACTGCTATGGAAAGATTAGGTGTGCCCAGAAAAATCGTGGCTTTTGTAATGCCTACAGGATACACTTTTAATTTAGACGGGACTACTTTATATTTATCTCTTGCAAGTGTATTTGTAGCTCAGGCAGCAGGTATTCATATGTCTTTTTCACATCAATTAATCATGGTATTAGTTTTAATAGTAACCAGTAAGGGGGTTGCCGGGGTTCCTCGTGCATCATTGGTTATTTTGATGGGTACAGCATCTTCTTTTGGACTTCCTGAATGGCCTATTTTAATGATTCTGGGAATCGATCAACTTATGGACATGGCAAGAACCACTGTAAATGTTGTTGGAAATTGTTTAGCTTCCGCAGTTGTTGCCAAATGGGAAGGAGAATTTGATCCTAAAGGAGCTTTAGAAAATTACACTAAAGGTGAAAACCTTGAATAA
- a CDS encoding ABC transporter permease — translation MKQFLSFIKKELYHITRDVRTMCMLLLMPVAQLMIFGFAITTEINNIPFVVLDKSQTIQSQQLIERFNGSKYFNLKRYFSEVSDIENSFRRGEAKLAIVIPAGFADDLYHSGNTDIQLIADASNPNEASTVTNYAQQIIFQYQQQQIANVDRVPYTLEGQVKMLYNPQLKSAYNFVPGIMGLVLMLICAMMTSISIVREKEQGTMEILLVSPLRPISIVLAKAVPYLLISIIDIISILVLSVYVLDVPIAGNLVLLLFLCTIFTLSTLSLGLLISSVTKTQQTAMMISGMGLMLPTLLLSGLIFPVENMPLPLRIVSNLLPVTWFITAVKDVMIKGLGLYSILKECLILIGMTAFLLLVSVRMFKNRL, via the coding sequence ATGAAACAATTTTTAAGCTTTATAAAAAAAGAACTTTATCATATTACACGGGATGTACGAACAATGTGTATGCTGCTGCTTATGCCCGTAGCCCAGCTTATGATTTTTGGTTTTGCAATCACAACGGAAATAAATAATATCCCCTTTGTTGTTTTGGATAAATCTCAAACTATTCAATCTCAACAATTGATTGAACGATTCAACGGGAGTAAATATTTTAATTTGAAGAGATACTTTAGTGAAGTCTCTGATATTGAAAACAGTTTTCGAAGAGGAGAAGCAAAGCTGGCAATTGTAATTCCCGCTGGATTTGCAGATGATTTGTATCATTCAGGAAATACAGATATACAGCTTATAGCTGATGCATCTAACCCTAATGAGGCTTCAACCGTAACCAACTATGCTCAACAAATAATCTTTCAATATCAGCAACAGCAAATAGCCAATGTTGACCGGGTACCTTACACATTAGAAGGTCAGGTGAAAATGTTATACAATCCTCAGCTTAAAAGTGCCTATAATTTTGTACCAGGGATTATGGGTTTGGTCTTAATGCTTATATGTGCTATGATGACTTCAATTTCAATAGTAAGAGAAAAAGAACAGGGTACTATGGAAATACTTTTAGTTTCTCCACTAAGACCTATCAGTATTGTTCTTGCAAAGGCTGTACCTTATTTGCTTATTTCCATTATTGATATAATTTCCATTTTAGTATTGTCTGTCTATGTGTTGGATGTGCCTATTGCAGGAAACTTAGTTTTACTTCTTTTTTTATGTACAATATTTACTTTGTCAACGCTTTCACTGGGGTTATTAATATCATCTGTAACTAAAACCCAGCAAACCGCCATGATGATTTCAGGTATGGGATTAATGTTACCCACTTTATTACTTTCGGGACTTATTTTTCCAGTAGAAAATATGCCATTACCTTTGAGAATTGTCTCTAATTTGTTACCGGTTACCTGGTTTATAACTGCTGTAAAGGACGTTATGATCAAAGGATTGGGATTATATTCTATACTTAAAGAATGTCTTATTCTTATTGGAATGACAGCATTTCTATTATTGGTGAGCGTACGAATGTTTAAAAACAGATTATGA
- a CDS encoding S1/P1 nuclease — protein sequence MRQISNKRFCLVVFAMLLTFSAELHAWGLTGHRVVAEIAERNLNRKAKKEIKKLLEGSSMAYWANWPDEIRSDSTLSWQHTFNWHYVNFQSGLTFEQLSVNLENYPVENIYSAINLNTTKLKNESLSLSERRVSLYFLIHLIGDLEQPLHIGREEDLGGNKIEVNWFSSKTNLHSVWDSKLIDYYKYSYTEYSSLLDIHSKKVNKNLASGDLKYWIYDSYLLADKVYDEIKTYEKLDYQYAYYHKEILDLQLLKGGLRLAKVLNEIFSNY from the coding sequence ATGCGACAAATAAGCAATAAAAGATTCTGTCTGGTAGTTTTTGCTATGCTTTTAACCTTTTCTGCTGAACTTCATGCCTGGGGACTAACCGGACATAGGGTTGTGGCTGAAATAGCCGAAAGAAATTTAAATCGTAAGGCAAAAAAAGAAATAAAAAAACTGTTGGAAGGATCTTCTATGGCTTATTGGGCAAACTGGCCCGATGAAATAAGATCTGACTCTACCCTTAGCTGGCAACATACTTTTAACTGGCATTACGTAAACTTTCAATCAGGACTTACCTTCGAGCAACTTTCTGTCAATCTTGAAAACTACCCGGTAGAAAATATATATTCCGCCATCAATCTAAATACAACAAAATTAAAAAATGAATCACTTTCTTTAAGCGAAAGAAGGGTTTCCCTTTATTTCTTGATTCATTTAATAGGAGATCTGGAACAACCTCTTCACATAGGTCGCGAGGAAGATTTAGGGGGCAACAAGATTGAAGTAAACTGGTTTTCATCAAAAACTAATTTACATTCTGTATGGGATTCCAAATTAATTGATTATTATAAATATAGCTATACTGAATATTCCTCCTTACTTGATATTCATTCAAAAAAAGTAAATAAAAATTTAGCTAGTGGTGATTTAAAATACTGGATATATGATTCGTATTTGTTGGCCGATAAAGTGTATGATGAAATAAAAACCTACGAAAAACTGGATTATCAATATGCATATTATCATAAGGAAATACTGGATCTCCAACTTCTAAAAGGCGGCCTTCGCCTGGCAAAGGTACTGAATGAAATATTTTCAAATTATTAA
- a CDS encoding ABC transporter ATP-binding protein, whose protein sequence is MKAITASQLTKKFGDFIAVDRITFEVSKGEIFGFLGANGAGKTTAMRMLCGLLYPTSGEGKVAGFDIYKEANKIKQNIGYMSQKFSLYEDLTIRENMRLFGGIYGMETKDIKNKTEHALAELGLFSDKNTLISSLPLGIKQKVSFAVSTFHSPKIVFLDEPTGGVDPIARRTFWEMIYKASEQGMTIFVTTHYMDEAEYCHRVSIMVDGKIEALDTPAHLREKYQANTMDEVFQLLARKAERDE, encoded by the coding sequence ATGAAAGCCATAACAGCCAGTCAATTAACTAAAAAATTCGGAGATTTTATTGCTGTAGACCGTATTACTTTTGAAGTTTCCAAAGGTGAAATCTTTGGGTTCCTTGGAGCTAACGGAGCAGGAAAAACTACAGCCATGAGAATGCTCTGCGGACTTTTGTATCCAACATCGGGAGAAGGTAAAGTAGCTGGTTTTGATATTTATAAGGAAGCCAATAAGATTAAGCAAAATATCGGGTATATGAGTCAGAAATTTTCACTTTATGAAGATTTGACAATACGTGAAAATATGAGGCTTTTCGGTGGGATTTATGGAATGGAAACTAAAGATATTAAAAACAAAACAGAACATGCTTTGGCTGAACTGGGGTTGTTTTCAGACAAAAACACATTGATAAGTTCTCTACCTTTGGGTATTAAACAGAAGGTATCTTTTGCAGTTTCAACCTTTCATTCTCCAAAAATTGTATTTCTTGATGAACCTACCGGCGGAGTAGATCCCATAGCTCGAAGAACCTTTTGGGAAATGATTTATAAAGCATCGGAGCAAGGAATGACCATTTTTGTAACTACCCATTATATGGATGAAGCAGAATATTGTCATCGTGTTTCTATCATGGTTGATGGAAAAATAGAAGCCTTAGATACACCTGCTCATCTGCGGGAAAAATATCAGGCAAATACTATGGATGAAGTTTTTCAGCTACTTGCAAGAAAAGCAGAAAGAGATGAATAA
- a CDS encoding acyl-CoA thioesterase, with product MKYKLVNSFFWGNSVALSWLWGLGLFFSVQMTFLFGLTGLFSFAFLNALGLFMFGYGTQKIAQRDKGQESLERFFKRWSKPFRLSLYLYQLLAVALTIFAIVNYLLRPLLISYWPGWDEQGSILQLFTLLLVVALVLSAACLVGEEFTIKSIKYWHLLVGILIAVIASALLLYLQPQVLNDPAAWITENNSKPIFWGYMIPILIGFFVGPWLDLQQWQRAIQMRKENTNIASGYFFGALLFFLFLIFHGVLASYVFNSDWFSQDMASVGLGGLTYGHEMIVNYMVYFHSVMPWWVPAGYYCFIALAVLTTLDSGYVATKWFLKENSKTSNNPVLSMIPSNIIDSPIVTYLTAALIAVFGVLTDCEIEYFMVFYATFFVAYAALGIARCFVPNSQHSLPQVKLFSIGAFSLVVFASGYFMQVAWVMIMGSILPIFYVIWLVLNTDLLRVVKEKVEEVMDAASEIPVLRTLSKATQTVINGKTEEVSTGSHFEGKWFVHSFMATYADTNSVGNVYFGVYALWVGKTRELFFNYVLPDFNLKDTTFLILTRSFEHKYINETREFEKISVKIRASEYNRKFATLEHQVFDSAGNLLGKGKQQLIFVSPKDYKILDIPPEVIKAFMPYM from the coding sequence ATGAAATACAAATTAGTTAACTCCTTTTTTTGGGGTAATTCAGTAGCTTTATCCTGGTTGTGGGGATTAGGATTATTTTTTTCAGTGCAAATGACCTTTTTATTTGGTCTGACAGGTCTGTTTAGTTTTGCATTTTTAAATGCACTCGGATTATTTATGTTTGGATACGGAACACAAAAGATAGCACAGAGAGATAAGGGGCAAGAATCTCTGGAAAGATTTTTTAAGAGATGGTCCAAACCTTTTCGTTTAAGTTTATATCTATATCAGCTTTTAGCTGTAGCACTTACTATATTTGCCATTGTAAATTATTTACTTCGTCCGTTACTCATATCCTATTGGCCAGGATGGGATGAACAGGGAAGCATACTTCAATTATTTACTTTGCTTTTAGTTGTTGCTCTGGTATTATCCGCAGCATGTCTGGTGGGGGAAGAGTTTACCATAAAATCTATTAAATACTGGCATTTATTAGTAGGAATTCTTATAGCCGTTATAGCTAGTGCTTTACTTTTATATTTACAACCGCAGGTGCTTAATGACCCTGCAGCATGGATAACTGAAAATAACAGTAAACCTATATTTTGGGGATATATGATACCTATTCTCATAGGTTTTTTTGTAGGTCCCTGGCTCGATTTACAGCAGTGGCAGAGAGCTATACAAATGCGAAAAGAGAATACAAATATAGCCTCCGGATATTTTTTTGGAGCTTTATTGTTTTTTTTATTTCTCATTTTTCATGGAGTATTAGCCAGTTACGTATTCAATAGTGACTGGTTCTCTCAGGATATGGCATCCGTTGGCTTAGGAGGACTTACCTATGGTCACGAAATGATTGTAAACTATATGGTGTATTTTCATTCTGTAATGCCCTGGTGGGTTCCTGCAGGTTATTATTGTTTTATAGCACTTGCCGTTTTGACTACCCTTGATAGTGGCTATGTTGCTACTAAATGGTTTCTTAAAGAGAATTCCAAAACCAGTAATAACCCGGTGCTTTCTATGATTCCATCTAATATTATAGACTCACCAATAGTTACATATCTTACAGCAGCACTTATAGCTGTTTTCGGGGTTCTTACCGACTGTGAAATTGAATATTTTATGGTGTTTTATGCAACGTTTTTTGTTGCTTATGCTGCCTTGGGAATTGCACGGTGTTTTGTACCTAATTCACAGCATTCACTTCCTCAGGTTAAACTTTTTTCAATAGGAGCGTTTTCTTTAGTGGTTTTTGCCAGTGGATATTTTATGCAGGTAGCGTGGGTAATGATTATGGGGTCTATTTTACCTATATTTTACGTTATCTGGCTGGTTCTTAATACAGATTTACTTAGAGTTGTTAAGGAAAAAGTAGAAGAAGTTATGGATGCAGCATCAGAGATACCAGTGTTAAGGACTCTTTCAAAAGCTACTCAAACGGTTATAAATGGTAAAACTGAAGAAGTAAGCACAGGCAGTCATTTTGAAGGAAAATGGTTTGTACACTCTTTTATGGCGACTTATGCAGATACTAACTCTGTAGGGAATGTTTATTTCGGAGTATATGCATTATGGGTAGGAAAAACAAGGGAATTGTTTTTTAATTACGTATTGCCAGATTTTAATTTAAAGGATACTACTTTTTTAATTCTTACCCGTTCATTCGAGCACAAATATATTAATGAAACCAGGGAATTTGAAAAAATCAGTGTTAAAATACGTGCATCAGAGTACAACCGAAAGTTTGCAACTTTAGAACATCAGGTTTTTGACTCTGCTGGAAATTTATTAGGAAAGGGCAAACAACAATTAATATTTGTTTCTCCTAAAGATTATAAAATTCTGGATATTCCGCCGGAAGTAATTAAAGCTTTTATGCCTTATATGTAA
- a CDS encoding prolipoprotein diacylglyceryl transferase family protein — MKQLFSKDSTIGKIVYGAMFCFVLPVILGFWAYRLDILIPGLPKVKTGIYLPVLFIVSGIWFMIKGMWHLWKDGKGLPMNAFPPSEFVRKGVYRWISHPIYLGSVLTLAGIFFLFGLASGVWIIIPCFIVGIFVLLFGYEIPDLQRRFGKEYKEAETVFPAFSNKKPTAGNRLAAYFFILIPWLLIYLYLSELLPVENLHDTYFSVEYTWKVQTWAVIPYLVTYLWVAIVPLVAKSQKSLRRFMFAGILGSMIGFSCFVLFPLGATPRPFIVRDVWGEWLQIQREMDTSACAFPSLHVFWACLSVIVWKEIISKWISWGIAMLISISCILTGVHSVLDVVSGFILMLVSLQYSQIYKMILLYCEKLANSWQEWKVGKVRIINHGVYVGLASGFGLLLMGLFLPQIPFWKLAVVSLAGLVGAGIWGQWLEASSQLMRPFGYYGGVFGGSVAMILVGFQDFWQLSAAFACVAPWVQAVGRLRCFVQGCCHGRVCNEKHGVHYRKPLNRVVRIAGLYNRPVYPTQLYSIIGNSFLIILLWTLAFHGLPASLIIGLYLFFSACFRFFEEAFRGEPQTPSYSHLSVYQWLAVGFAMAGIILSMFSSPEMNLHFVWRNDVLFTSLAYGVLVWMAMGVDVPDSQRPMSRLT, encoded by the coding sequence ATGAAACAGTTATTTTCTAAAGACAGTACAATAGGTAAAATAGTTTATGGAGCAATGTTTTGTTTTGTGCTTCCGGTTATTTTAGGGTTTTGGGCTTATCGACTGGATATTTTGATTCCCGGATTACCCAAAGTAAAAACAGGGATTTATCTTCCGGTTCTTTTTATTGTGTCTGGAATTTGGTTTATGATTAAAGGAATGTGGCATTTGTGGAAAGATGGAAAAGGATTGCCTATGAATGCATTTCCCCCTTCCGAATTTGTGCGAAAAGGAGTTTACCGCTGGATTTCCCATCCAATTTATTTGGGAAGTGTACTTACTTTAGCCGGAATCTTTTTTTTATTTGGATTAGCTTCCGGAGTATGGATCATAATACCTTGTTTTATCGTGGGAATTTTTGTTTTATTATTTGGATATGAAATTCCTGATTTGCAGAGAAGATTCGGCAAAGAATATAAAGAAGCCGAAACGGTTTTTCCAGCTTTCAGTAACAAAAAACCAACAGCAGGAAATCGTCTGGCAGCCTATTTTTTTATATTGATTCCCTGGCTGTTAATTTATCTGTATTTGTCAGAACTGCTTCCAGTTGAAAATTTACATGATACGTATTTTTCTGTAGAATATACCTGGAAAGTACAAACTTGGGCCGTAATTCCATATTTAGTAACCTATCTTTGGGTAGCCATAGTCCCGTTAGTAGCTAAAAGCCAAAAGTCATTACGAAGGTTTATGTTTGCCGGAATTTTAGGTAGCATGATCGGATTTTCCTGTTTTGTACTTTTTCCATTAGGAGCAACCCCGCGTCCGTTCATTGTACGGGATGTTTGGGGAGAATGGCTGCAAATACAACGGGAGATGGATACGTCGGCCTGTGCATTTCCTTCCCTTCATGTATTCTGGGCTTGTCTGTCTGTGATTGTATGGAAGGAAATTATATCAAAATGGATATCTTGGGGAATAGCAATGCTTATAAGTATAAGTTGTATCCTTACCGGAGTTCATTCAGTATTGGACGTAGTTTCCGGATTTATACTGATGCTTGTATCTCTTCAATATTCACAGATTTACAAAATGATATTGCTTTATTGTGAAAAACTGGCAAATAGCTGGCAGGAATGGAAAGTAGGTAAGGTTCGGATTATAAATCACGGAGTGTATGTAGGTTTGGCTTCTGGTTTTGGATTGTTGCTGATGGGCCTTTTCTTACCTCAGATTCCTTTCTGGAAACTTGCAGTAGTCAGTCTGGCAGGATTGGTAGGAGCCGGAATCTGGGGGCAATGGCTGGAAGCATCCAGTCAATTGATGCGTCCTTTCGGTTACTATGGAGGAGTATTCGGAGGTTCCGTTGCGATGATTTTGGTAGGATTTCAGGATTTCTGGCAGTTAAGTGCGGCTTTTGCCTGTGTAGCTCCTTGGGTTCAGGCAGTAGGACGTTTGCGCTGTTTTGTGCAAGGGTGTTGCCACGGCAGGGTATGTAATGAAAAACACGGAGTACATTACCGGAAACCGCTGAACCGGGTGGTGCGTATTGCCGGACTGTACAATCGACCGGTTTATCCTACTCAGTTATATTCCATTATAGGTAATTCATTCCTTATAATTTTGTTATGGACTTTAGCATTTCATGGTTTACCTGCTTCCCTGATCATTGGGTTGTATCTGTTTTTTAGTGCCTGTTTTCGTTTTTTTGAAGAAGCTTTCCGCGGAGAGCCTCAAACACCTTCGTATTCACATTTGTCTGTTTATCAATGGTTAGCGGTAGGTTTTGCAATGGCAGGTATTATTCTCAGTATGTTTTCTTCGCCTGAAATGAATCTTCATTTTGTCTGGCGAAATGATGTTTTATTTACCTCCTTAGCATATGGAGTATTGGTATGGATGGCCATGGGAGTTGATGTTCCGGATTCCCAAAGGCCTATGTCCCGTTTGACTTGA
- a CDS encoding DedA family protein, whose product MEHLYSLLDFILHINKHLDNLMLMYGVWVYAILFLIIFCETGLVVTPFLPGDSLLFAAGALAASSNELNVYFLALLLILAAILGDSVNFEIGKYFGHKLFSNPNSKIFKQSYLQKTHDFYEKHGGKTIILARFVPIVRTFAPFVAGMGRMSYKYFFSYNIIGAIIWVVLFLFLGYFVGNIPWVQNNLPLVMVIIIIASVVPGIFEIVRNKLKKSN is encoded by the coding sequence ATGGAACATTTATACTCTTTACTAGATTTCATTCTTCACATCAATAAGCATCTTGACAACTTAATGCTAATGTACGGAGTATGGGTCTATGCTATATTATTTTTAATTATTTTCTGCGAAACCGGACTGGTAGTTACTCCTTTTCTTCCAGGTGATTCTTTGCTTTTCGCAGCAGGAGCTCTTGCAGCATCCAGTAACGAACTCAATGTTTATTTTTTAGCGTTGTTATTAATTTTAGCAGCTATACTTGGAGACTCGGTAAATTTTGAAATAGGTAAATATTTCGGTCATAAACTTTTCAGTAACCCGAATTCAAAAATTTTTAAACAAAGTTATCTTCAAAAAACTCATGATTTTTATGAAAAACATGGTGGTAAAACCATTATACTCGCACGTTTTGTTCCTATAGTAAGAACTTTCGCCCCCTTTGTGGCCGGAATGGGACGCATGAGTTATAAATACTTTTTTTCCTATAACATCATTGGAGCAATTATCTGGGTTGTCCTATTCCTATTTTTAGGCTATTTTGTAGGAAATATACCTTGGGTTCAAAATAATTTACCTTTGGTTATGGTTATTATAATCATCGCTTCTGTTGTTCCCGGTATTTTTGAAATAGTCCGGAATAAATTAAAAAAAAGCAACTAA